One bacterium (Candidatus Blackallbacteria) CG13_big_fil_rev_8_21_14_2_50_49_14 genomic window carries:
- a CDS encoding NLI interacting domain protein, whose amino-acid sequence MEKKKLLVLDLDETLIYSSESKLNREQDFFAADYYVYKRPYLDDFLEYCRQNFFISIWTSADAFYAKDIIKSIFKEDDHFEFIWTREKCTNYFDQEFLEYIPVKNFKKIKNKGYDLNHVICLDDSPEKHIKNYGNLVRVKPYFGEVEDNELLFLIEYLKKLQFEINIRIVEKRGWRNFISNHA is encoded by the coding sequence ATGGAAAAAAAGAAATTATTGGTTCTAGATTTAGATGAAACGCTTATTTATTCCAGTGAGTCAAAACTAAATAGAGAACAAGATTTTTTTGCTGCTGATTATTATGTCTATAAAAGACCTTATCTTGACGATTTTTTAGAGTACTGTAGACAAAATTTTTTTATTTCTATTTGGACTTCAGCAGATGCATTTTATGCAAAAGATATAATTAAATCAATATTTAAAGAAGACGATCACTTTGAGTTTATTTGGACAAGAGAGAAATGTACAAATTACTTTGATCAAGAATTTCTAGAGTATATTCCTGTTAAAAATTTTAAGAAAATTAAAAACAAAGGTTATGATTTAAACCATGTAATATGTCTGGATGATTCACCAGAAAAACATATTAAAAATTATGGCAATCTAGTTAGAGTAAAGCCTTATTTTGGTGAAGTTGAAGATAATGAGTTATTATTTTTAATTGAATATCTAAAAAAATTACAGTTTGAAATAAATATTCGTATTGTAGAAAAAAGAGGCTGGAGAAATTTCATATCAAATCATGCTTGA
- a CDS encoding cell filamentation protein Fic, protein MLREIQGYYVTISTVGEKAKAYVPAALPPQPPIEWTPELRNRFDQALLALGRLDSVTRLLPDTVLFLYMYVRKEAVLSSMIEGTQSSLSDLLLFELDEVPGVPLDDVEEVSNYVAALMYGLKRLKEGFPLSLRLIREIHEVLLSQGRGSRQSPGEFRRSQNWIGGTRPGNAAFVPPPADLVMECMGHLESFLHDQPEPTPILLKAALAHVQFETIHPFLDGNGRLGRLLITLLLCEQGVLREPLLYLSLFFKTHRQYYYELLTRVRMTGDWEAWLDFFAEAVVMTANQAVTTAEELLALANESRDKINTLGRAAPSCQAIHRVLLETPLSTVAKLCEKTGLSPATVNKGLGHLGNLSIVSELTAQKRNRLFSYTRYIEIMNQGTELPTR, encoded by the coding sequence ATGCTACGCGAGATTCAAGGGTACTACGTCACGATTTCAACGGTTGGAGAAAAGGCCAAGGCGTATGTTCCTGCTGCTTTACCCCCACAACCGCCTATCGAATGGACTCCAGAGCTTCGCAATCGTTTTGATCAGGCTTTGTTGGCTTTAGGCCGTCTGGACAGCGTTACCAGACTGCTCCCGGATACGGTCCTTTTCCTATACATGTATGTGCGCAAGGAAGCTGTACTCTCTTCCATGATCGAAGGTACTCAATCCTCCCTCTCAGATTTGCTACTCTTCGAGTTGGATGAGGTTCCTGGTGTTCCGCTCGATGACGTTGAGGAAGTGAGTAACTATGTTGCAGCCTTAATGTATGGGCTCAAGAGGCTGAAAGAGGGCTTTCCGCTCTCGCTACGCCTGATCCGTGAAATTCATGAAGTGCTACTGAGCCAAGGGCGTGGTAGCCGACAATCGCCGGGTGAGTTTCGCAGAAGCCAAAACTGGATTGGGGGAACGCGTCCTGGCAATGCGGCATTCGTTCCGCCTCCAGCAGATCTGGTTATGGAATGCATGGGACATCTGGAAAGCTTTCTTCATGACCAACCTGAACCCACTCCGATTTTGCTCAAAGCCGCTTTGGCACATGTCCAGTTTGAAACCATACATCCATTTCTAGATGGCAACGGTCGATTGGGGCGCTTGCTCATTACGCTACTACTTTGCGAGCAAGGCGTTCTAAGGGAGCCATTGCTATATCTGAGTCTTTTTTTTAAAACACATCGCCAATACTACTATGAACTGCTGACCCGTGTCCGCATGACAGGCGATTGGGAAGCCTGGCTGGACTTTTTCGCTGAAGCTGTCGTCATGACGGCAAACCAAGCCGTCACGACTGCTGAAGAGCTATTGGCACTGGCTAACGAATCCAGGGACAAGATCAATACACTCGGCAGAGCAGCTCCATCTTGCCAAGCGATTCATCGAGTATTACTTGAAACGCCTCTTTCGACTGTAGCGAAGCTCTGCGAGAAGACAGGCCTGTCTCCTGCTACTGTGAATAAGGGCCTGGGACATCTAGGGAATTTGAGCATCGTCAGCGAATTAACCGCTCAAAAGCGAAATCGTTTATTCAGTTACACTCGTTATATAGAGATTATGAACCAAGGAACCGAATTGCCTACACGTTAG
- a CDS encoding NAD(P)-dependent oxidoreductase, with protein MNTLSLLGSGWLGFPLALNFIKAGYRVNVSTTSEDRIANLKSIGANPFIVNIDSLTNNVQHFFQSKILIVNIPSKSIENFRNLVNRIEGSDIQKVLFVSSISVYENKKRSITESDTEYFTETPLLEIEKLFQHNRKFQTTIVRFGGLIGYSRHPGHFINLKKVVQNPDSPVNLIHQDDCIGIIKQIVEQQVWGEIFNCCADTHPTKKEFYMRAVNLMGGSPPEFGETDARFGKIIKNNKVKQLLNYKFKHPDLMKIDFNESI; from the coding sequence TTGAATACCCTCAGCCTATTAGGTAGCGGTTGGCTTGGTTTTCCATTAGCACTGAATTTCATAAAAGCGGGTTATAGAGTCAACGTTTCAACGACTTCAGAAGATCGAATTGCGAACTTAAAATCTATCGGTGCCAATCCATTCATCGTAAATATAGACTCATTAACAAACAACGTTCAACACTTTTTTCAATCAAAGATCCTGATTGTAAATATACCGTCAAAAAGCATTGAAAATTTTCGCAATCTTGTAAACAGGATTGAAGGTTCCGATATCCAGAAAGTATTGTTTGTAAGTTCTATATCTGTATATGAAAACAAGAAAAGGTCTATTACAGAGTCAGATACTGAATATTTTACGGAAACCCCTTTGCTGGAGATAGAGAAATTATTCCAACATAACCGTAAATTTCAAACTACAATCGTAAGATTTGGAGGATTAATCGGTTACAGTAGACACCCAGGACATTTTATTAATTTAAAAAAAGTCGTTCAAAATCCTGATTCACCGGTTAATCTGATTCACCAAGATGACTGTATTGGTATTATCAAGCAAATAGTTGAGCAGCAAGTTTGGGGAGAAATTTTTAATTGTTGTGCAGACACGCACCCAACTAAAAAAGAGTTTTATATGCGTGCAGTGAATCTGATGGGCGGCAGTCCACCGGAGTTTGGAGAAACTGATGCCAGGTTTGGAAAGATCATCAAAAATAATAAAGTAAAGCAGTTGTTAAACTACAAGTTTAAACACCCTGATTTAATGAAAATAGATTTCAATGAGAGCATATAA
- a CDS encoding isoprenylcysteine carboxyl methyltransferase, translated as MENNNSRRENDAQHVPFVDWLKITFVYCLVPVALFISAGDFQWVNAWIFSIAIVIAGVGGRIWAEKKHPGIVEERLSSIKIDKSNIKVWDKILAPLMAFSIGFPLPIIAGLDHRFMWSPIFSFWLSLMGFIFIISGYLFAVWALAENKFFSTVVRIQSERGHSVCDSGPYRMVRHPGYAGNVFALFGIVLFLNSIWALIPTLFALMITIMRTEKEDQTLKEELPGYADYAQRVHYKLFIGIY; from the coding sequence ATGGAGAATAATAATAGCAGAAGAGAAAATGACGCTCAACATGTGCCTTTTGTTGATTGGTTAAAAATAACCTTTGTATATTGTTTAGTTCCAGTTGCGCTCTTTATAAGTGCTGGAGATTTTCAATGGGTTAATGCCTGGATATTTTCTATTGCAATAGTAATAGCAGGTGTTGGTGGTAGAATTTGGGCAGAAAAAAAACATCCAGGAATAGTAGAAGAACGTTTATCGTCAATCAAAATAGATAAATCGAATATAAAAGTATGGGATAAAATACTTGCTCCACTAATGGCTTTTAGTATTGGATTCCCTTTGCCAATAATTGCCGGTCTTGATCATCGGTTTATGTGGTCGCCCATCTTCTCATTTTGGCTATCGCTAATGGGTTTCATATTTATAATCTCTGGTTATTTATTTGCAGTATGGGCTTTAGCTGAGAATAAGTTTTTTTCTACTGTTGTGCGAATTCAATCAGAGAGAGGACACTCTGTCTGCGATTCTGGTCCATATAGAATGGTTCGTCATCCAGGTTATGCTGGTAATGTTTTCGCATTATTTGGAATTGTATTATTTTTAAATTCCATATGGGCTCTTATTCCAACATTATTCGCTTTAATGATAACGATTATGAGAACAGAAAAAGAAGATCAAACATTGAAAGAAGAACTACCTGGTTATGCTGATTATGCACAACGTGTACATTATAAATTATTCATTGGTATTTATTAA
- a CDS encoding FMN reductase: MSRKKILGINGSASINSTNRNILKNIYKYLSIECDYQIIDNLNTYPHFQTELTDSNVPEDIVNLRNEILNSDGIIISSPEYIFSIPSRLKNIIEWCVSTTVFSDKPICIITASASGEKGHEELKLIMKTVQAKISEELCLLISGSKGKFNQNGDIIDESLEEKLKKLMIQFEQSI, from the coding sequence ATGAGTCGAAAAAAAATATTAGGAATAAATGGCAGCGCAAGCATAAATTCAACGAATCGAAATATTTTAAAAAATATATATAAATATCTTAGTATCGAATGTGATTATCAAATCATCGATAATCTTAACACATATCCACATTTTCAAACTGAACTGACAGATTCAAATGTGCCGGAAGATATAGTTAATTTACGCAATGAAATTCTGAACTCTGACGGAATCATTATATCATCGCCAGAATATATATTTAGTATTCCAAGTAGACTAAAAAATATTATTGAATGGTGTGTTTCAACCACCGTATTTTCAGATAAACCCATTTGCATCATTACAGCTTCAGCAAGTGGAGAAAAAGGCCACGAAGAACTAAAATTAATCATGAAAACAGTACAAGCGAAAATTTCTGAAGAATTATGCTTATTAATAAGTGGATCAAAAGGAAAATTTAATCAAAATGGGGATATTATAGATGAAAGTTTAGAAGAAAAGCTTAAAAAGCTTATGATACAATTTGAACAATCCATATGA
- a CDS encoding DNA alkylation repair protein produces MLRIPAAPSSIQKGYPLKNILGLDAVDCLAGNISYVYPAFPHAEFKKSALEGLESLEFMERGGHIASALQQYLPPKYEEAIQVILDSLPPPNIATERLGLAVLFYLPYSCFISKYGLEKEYNGGEDPFEISMKAQYELTKRSTSEFSIRPFLINDQERTLSRLKEWVSDPDPHVRRLCSEGSRPRLPWAQRIPAFIEDPTPLLPILEALKNDESIYVRRSVANSLGDIAKAHPDWVFELCEKWLGDASKEVRWVIRHALRYPCKKGNKLALQLRTHAK; encoded by the coding sequence ATGTTACGTATTCCAGCCGCCCCAAGTTCGATCCAAAAGGGATACCCCTTAAAAAATATTTTGGGTTTAGATGCAGTAGACTGTTTGGCGGGAAATATCTCTTATGTCTATCCAGCTTTTCCTCATGCAGAATTCAAGAAAAGCGCATTAGAGGGACTTGAATCACTGGAATTTATGGAAAGAGGGGGGCATATTGCCAGCGCACTTCAACAATATTTACCCCCAAAATACGAAGAAGCCATTCAAGTAATTCTTGATTCTCTGCCACCTCCAAATATTGCAACAGAGAGGCTTGGTCTCGCAGTCTTATTTTATCTGCCGTACAGTTGCTTTATTTCCAAATATGGCCTTGAAAAGGAATATAACGGAGGAGAGGATCCCTTTGAAATTTCTATGAAAGCTCAGTACGAACTAACAAAACGAAGTACCTCTGAATTTTCAATTCGGCCATTCTTAATAAATGATCAGGAGCGTACGCTATCGCGTTTAAAGGAGTGGGTCTCTGATCCCGATCCTCATGTTCGGCGTCTCTGTTCCGAAGGTTCACGGCCTCGACTTCCCTGGGCACAGCGAATTCCTGCTTTCATTGAAGATCCAACCCCCCTATTACCGATACTGGAAGCGCTTAAAAATGATGAGAGCATCTACGTGCGTCGCAGCGTCGCGAATAGTCTTGGCGATATTGCGAAGGCTCATCCAGATTGGGTCTTTGAACTCTGTGAAAAATGGCTTGGCGATGCAAGCAAGGAAGTAAGGTGGGTCATTCGTCATGCATTGAGATATCCGTGCAAAAAGGGAAACAAGCTTGCCTTGCAGCTTCGGACTCACGCAAAATAA
- a CDS encoding NAD-dependent epimerase: MLNYLPASSSVFVTGGSGFLGRQLIQDLVTKGFQVKALARSDKAAATVKSLGAMPVRGDLDDIAAMAAGMAGCAAVIHSAAKVEQWGKWEDFEHMTVQGSKNVIAATRQAGIKRLVHISTEAVLAGGSAIINADENTPLPSKPNGMYPLSKKLAEQAVLAANSGDLAAIIVRPRFIWGKGDTTLLPKLAEAARTGSWLWFDGGKHQMSTCHVRNVSQGVILAACHGRGGQIYFLTDGDQVNFRNFVTALIRTQGVEPGNKVAPIWLADAIAATSEMVWKILGLKGEPPITKTAVNLFFKEVTINDSKARNELGYVPVISVEAGLAELKV, encoded by the coding sequence ATGCTTAACTATCTGCCAGCGTCATCATCGGTGTTCGTCACAGGTGGTTCGGGCTTTCTAGGTCGTCAATTGATTCAAGATTTAGTCACAAAAGGTTTTCAGGTCAAAGCCCTGGCCCGTTCCGACAAGGCTGCGGCAACAGTTAAAAGTCTGGGAGCAATGCCCGTGAGGGGTGATCTGGATGATATCGCCGCGATGGCGGCAGGCATGGCAGGTTGTGCAGCGGTGATTCATTCCGCCGCCAAGGTCGAGCAGTGGGGCAAGTGGGAAGATTTTGAACACATGACGGTACAGGGCAGCAAAAATGTCATTGCGGCGACCCGTCAGGCGGGCATCAAACGGCTGGTGCATATCAGCACCGAAGCGGTCTTGGCTGGTGGTTCGGCCATCATCAATGCCGATGAAAACACGCCATTACCGAGCAAGCCCAATGGTATGTATCCCTTATCGAAGAAACTGGCAGAGCAGGCGGTATTGGCAGCTAACAGTGGCGATCTGGCGGCAATTATCGTGCGACCCCGCTTTATCTGGGGTAAAGGCGACACTACCTTATTGCCCAAATTGGCTGAAGCGGCGCGTACTGGCAGCTGGTTGTGGTTTGACGGCGGCAAGCATCAAATGTCGACGTGTCATGTCAGGAATGTGTCGCAGGGTGTCATTCTGGCAGCCTGTCATGGTCGCGGTGGGCAGATCTATTTTCTCACCGATGGTGATCAGGTCAATTTTCGCAACTTTGTCACGGCTCTGATACGTACCCAGGGCGTAGAGCCAGGTAATAAAGTAGCACCAATCTGGCTGGCTGATGCGATTGCAGCCACCAGCGAAATGGTATGGAAAATTTTGGGGCTAAAAGGCGAGCCGCCGATCACCAAAACAGCCGTAAACCTGTTTTTTAAAGAAGTGACGATCAATGACAGCAAAGCCCGCAATGAGCTGGGGTATGTGCCGGTGATCAGTGTGGAGGCGGGGCTGGCGGAGTTGAAAGTCTAG
- a CDS encoding isocitrate dehydrogenase (catalyzes the formation of 2-oxoglutarate from isocitrate), producing MNAVPITLAPGDGIGPEITQAVLRVLEAGGAEISPEIVEIGEAAYSKTCLDGISAQAWESIERTGVLLKGPTQIREGRGYLASTQALEIRLGLYASLQPCISYAPYIPSQFKKMDVIVIRENEEELYGDLEYRQTKNVCQGLKLISLPGTYQILRYAFDLARSCSRKKVTVLSKDKVMEFTDGYFHSLLEELAASYPELKYEHQSLDVGTALLTDHPENFDVIVIPSLYGDILSALITKVSFSKPGMSAYAALGKKHMLFEAAHDPAPALAGQNLANPSGMLLAAIYLLIHIHQHEAAERIHNAWLATLEAGIHTPDIFREEQSLHQVGTLEFANAIIPHLGMRPRHFQAVNYQQSDSDAFFAFKPKPPQTEIGERTLMGVDIFLDYPAHNPEKLAHKLKNLNAGVLDLELISNLGVLVWPEFIPETRISDHWHCRFMHQEPGLSISERDILDLLTELQAQGFDFIKTENLYAFGGNPAFSA from the coding sequence ATGAATGCTGTGCCGATCACGCTTGCCCCTGGAGATGGGATCGGCCCAGAAATAACCCAAGCTGTTCTTCGGGTGCTTGAAGCCGGAGGGGCAGAAATTTCCCCTGAAATTGTGGAGATCGGCGAAGCTGCCTATTCCAAAACCTGTTTGGATGGAATTTCTGCCCAGGCTTGGGAAAGCATTGAGCGCACGGGCGTGCTCTTGAAAGGCCCCACCCAGATTCGGGAGGGGAGAGGCTATCTGGCTTCTACCCAGGCGCTTGAAATTCGCCTGGGGCTCTATGCCAGTTTGCAGCCCTGTATCTCCTATGCCCCCTATATCCCGAGCCAATTTAAAAAAATGGATGTAATCGTCATTCGAGAGAATGAAGAGGAACTCTATGGGGATCTTGAGTACCGCCAAACCAAAAATGTCTGCCAGGGCCTGAAACTGATCAGTTTACCCGGTACCTATCAAATCCTACGTTATGCCTTTGATCTCGCTCGCAGTTGCTCGCGCAAAAAAGTGACGGTCTTAAGCAAAGACAAGGTCATGGAATTTACAGATGGGTATTTTCACAGCTTGCTCGAAGAACTGGCTGCCTCTTATCCAGAATTAAAATATGAGCATCAAAGCCTGGATGTGGGCACGGCCTTGCTAACCGATCATCCAGAAAATTTTGACGTGATTGTCATTCCCAGTTTGTATGGGGATATTCTCTCGGCCCTGATCACCAAAGTCAGTTTCAGCAAGCCGGGCATGAGTGCCTACGCCGCCCTGGGCAAAAAACACATGCTGTTTGAAGCAGCGCATGATCCGGCCCCCGCTCTGGCGGGTCAGAATCTAGCCAACCCTTCTGGCATGCTGCTGGCAGCGATCTATCTGCTGATTCATATTCACCAGCATGAGGCCGCTGAACGGATTCACAATGCCTGGCTGGCCACCTTGGAAGCCGGCATTCATACCCCAGACATTTTCAGAGAGGAACAGAGCCTGCACCAGGTGGGCACCCTTGAATTTGCAAATGCGATTATTCCCCATTTGGGCATGCGTCCCCGTCATTTTCAGGCGGTCAATTACCAGCAAAGTGATTCTGATGCTTTTTTTGCGTTTAAACCCAAGCCCCCTCAAACCGAAATCGGTGAACGCACGCTGATGGGGGTGGATATCTTTCTGGATTATCCTGCCCATAACCCTGAAAAACTGGCACACAAACTCAAAAATTTGAATGCAGGGGTTTTGGATTTAGAATTGATCAGCAATCTGGGCGTCTTGGTCTGGCCCGAGTTTATTCCAGAAACGCGTATCTCTGATCACTGGCATTGTCGCTTTATGCACCAGGAGCCAGGCCTGTCGATCAGCGAAAGAGACATTCTCGATTTATTGACTGAATTGCAGGCCCAGGGATTTGATTTTATTAAGACTGAAAATCTGTATGCCTTTGGTGGCAATCCCGCTTTTTCAGCTTAA
- a CDS encoding histidine phosphatase family protein encodes MELLIIRHGQSQAELEERHEGRADFLLTELGRFQARQAAAFIYAKYPLQHVISSPLKRAFETAEIIAKPLALEVHTDARLMERDNGKLAGMLRSEALDKYPYPAEGRRTYEKFQGGESDIEFRSRVENFFSELCHHPPAHRVGIIAHGGSINMLFRAFMNLPMDVNIYLGTGDTGIHFWHLSERYRQILFSNYLGHLQDKPTQ; translated from the coding sequence ATGGAACTCTTGATCATTCGCCATGGCCAGTCGCAAGCGGAGCTTGAAGAGCGCCATGAGGGAAGGGCAGATTTTCTCTTAACCGAATTGGGACGCTTCCAGGCCCGCCAGGCAGCAGCCTTTATTTATGCCAAATACCCGCTCCAGCACGTGATCAGCAGCCCATTGAAGCGGGCCTTTGAAACCGCTGAAATCATCGCCAAGCCCTTGGCCTTGGAGGTGCATACTGATGCGCGCCTGATGGAGCGTGACAATGGGAAACTGGCTGGCATGCTGCGCTCTGAAGCGCTTGATAAATACCCCTATCCTGCCGAAGGGCGCAGAACCTATGAAAAATTTCAAGGGGGAGAGTCAGACATTGAATTCAGATCCCGGGTTGAAAATTTTTTTTCTGAGCTTTGCCACCACCCCCCCGCGCATCGGGTGGGGATTATTGCCCATGGAGGCAGTATCAATATGCTGTTTCGGGCCTTTATGAACCTGCCGATGGATGTGAATATCTACCTGGGTACGGGAGATACGGGGATCCATTTCTGGCATTTGAGTGAGCGTTACCGCCAAATTCTGTTCAGCAATTATCTCGGACATTTGCAAGACAAACCCACCCAATAG